CATAGCCTTTGTAATAGCCTGCCCAATTGCATACTTCGCTATGAAAAAATGGCTCGAAAATTTTGCCTACAAAACCACTTTAAGCTGGTGGATATTTGCACTGGCAGGGGTGTTGGCTTTGGGAAGTGCTTTGTTAACGGTTAGCTGGCAAAGTTGGCGGGCGGCTACACGGAATCCGGTGGAAAGTTTAAGATACGAATAACAAAACTGCTCAGACATGAACAACTTTAAATTATATTTCAGAAACCTGATTAAAAACAAAGTTTTTTCAACCATAACTATTGGAAGTTTTACGGTGAGTATTGCAATTATTATTGTACTGGTTTCATTTTTAGTATCGGAGTTTAGCTACGATAAACACATAAAAAATATAGATAATATTTACAGGCTCAAAGCTTCCGAAAATCAAGCCTCAATTCCTGAGCAATCGCGAGCTTTGATGTTAACCGAAATCCCGGAAATTGATGCTATCTCGAATTACACAATAAACTATGAACCAATTGTTTATCAACAAAGTAATTTCAGTGCGAAGGTTATTAATTCTGATGAGGATTTGTTTTCGGTATTGCCAATTGAATTTGTAGTTGGCAGTGCTGATAATATTTTCAAAAACAAACAAAATGTTGTAATAACCGAGGGGCTTTCACAAAAAATATTCGGAAATGAAAATCCAATTGGGAAAGTACTGAACATTTCGCATAAGGAAGAAGTACAAATTGTGGCACTCATAAAAAATTTCCCTGCAAAAAGTACGCTCAATGGTGACTTAATCTGCTCAACCGATTTAAAAATCCGATATTCAAGAAGCTGTTATAACGACGTTTGTACCTATTTCTACAAAACATTAATACGCTTACAAAATAAAGTATCGGTAGATGAAGTCAGTAATAAAATTACTTCGGTAATCCCCAAAATAAATGAACATGATAATAATATCTATTCGCTCAATCCTTTTAAAAATGTTTACTTCGACACATCTTTGGCTCACGACGACCTTCAACATGCAAATATTAAATTAATTCGTTTACTGGCTTGGTTAACCATTGCCTTACTACTTCTTTCAATATTTAATTATATCAACCTTTCAATAGGGCAAAACACCACCCGTTTAAAAGAATTTGGTGTAAAACAAACGCTGGGAGCACGAAACAAAAGTGTATTTTTTCAGTTTTTTGGCGAAGCATTTTTAACCACTCTTCTGGCTACAATTTTTGCTTTTTTTATTGCCTATTTTATTCAACCGATATTTGTAGAATTATTTGGCAAACATTTTTTAATAAGCAGCCTCCTTATTTCACCACAAAATGTTTTTTTGGGTATTATGCTTATCGGAGTAGTTTCTATTCTTTCGGCTATTTATCCTGCTTATCTTGCAACCAAAGTGAAGGCCAAAGATTTGCTTCAAAAAAATACCGGAACAAAATCAAAAGGAATAGATATCCGTAAATCGTTAAATGTTATCCAGTTTGCGGCAACCATTTCAATTCTGGTGTCTTTAATTGTAATAACCCGTCAGATTGAATATGTAAAAACAAAAGATTTAGGATTTAGCACAGAGCAGCTTGTTCGAATTCCGGTGCATTGGAAAGCAAAAGATAAAGTAAACATTCTAATTGATGAAATAAATTCAGTTTCAGGGGTAAAAAATTCTTGCTACTCTCACGGAACTCCCGGAGGAATTTGGAATTATAGTCAAAATGATGAGTTTGGAAAGATTTCGGTTATTGCAAGTGATAAAAATTTTACAGAAACTTTTGGAATAACGGTTATTGAGGGACGTAATTTCTTTCAAGGCGAGCAAAACAGGGTTTGCCTAATAAATAAAACAGCAATGAAACAAGCCGGCTGGGAAAGTTTTGTAGGTAAAAAAATGTTTGGTTATGAGGTCATTGGTTTGGTGGATGATTTTCATTATGAAAACATGTATAATCAAATTGGGGGATTAATGGTTAACAACGACAAAGATGTTTCCCATCTTACTGTACGTTTACTTTCGGGCAGCACATTTAACTTAATTGCCGAAATCGAAAAAGTATTTAAAAAGATTTTGCCTGATTATGAGTTTGCCTTTCAGTTTTACGACGATTATTTAAACGACATGTACCAGCAGGAAGAAAAGCGTGCAGCATCTATTCGTATTATCGCCATAATCGCCATATTTATTTCTTGCATTGGCTTAATCGGGCTTGTTGAATTCTCGACAAAAAACAGGAT
Above is a genomic segment from uncultured Draconibacterium sp. containing:
- a CDS encoding FtsX-like permease family protein, producing the protein MNNFKLYFRNLIKNKVFSTITIGSFTVSIAIIIVLVSFLVSEFSYDKHIKNIDNIYRLKASENQASIPEQSRALMLTEIPEIDAISNYTINYEPIVYQQSNFSAKVINSDEDLFSVLPIEFVVGSADNIFKNKQNVVITEGLSQKIFGNENPIGKVLNISHKEEVQIVALIKNFPAKSTLNGDLICSTDLKIRYSRSCYNDVCTYFYKTLIRLQNKVSVDEVSNKITSVIPKINEHDNNIYSLNPFKNVYFDTSLAHDDLQHANIKLIRLLAWLTIALLLLSIFNYINLSIGQNTTRLKEFGVKQTLGARNKSVFFQFFGEAFLTTLLATIFAFFIAYFIQPIFVELFGKHFLISSLLISPQNVFLGIMLIGVVSILSAIYPAYLATKVKAKDLLQKNTGTKSKGIDIRKSLNVIQFAATISILVSLIVITRQIEYVKTKDLGFSTEQLVRIPVHWKAKDKVNILIDEINSVSGVKNSCYSHGTPGGIWNYSQNDEFGKISVIASDKNFTETFGITVIEGRNFFQGEQNRVCLINKTAMKQAGWESFVGKKMFGYEVIGLVDDFHYENMYNQIGGLMVNNDKDVSHLTVRLLSGSTFNLIAEIEKVFKKILPDYEFAFQFYDDYLNDMYQQEEKRAASIRIIAIIAIFISCIGLIGLVEFSTKNRIKEIGIRKVNGAKVSEILSMLNKDFIKWVAIAFIIACPIAWYAMNKWLENFAYKTSLSWWIFALAGVLALGIALLTVSWQSWKAATRNPVEALRYE